The following proteins are co-located in the Marinomonas profundi genome:
- the mnmG gene encoding tRNA uridine-5-carboxymethylaminomethyl(34) synthesis enzyme MnmG — MDFPSCFDVIVVGGGHAGTEAALASARMGVKTLLLSHNIETLGQMSCNPAIGGIGKSHLVKEIDALDGAMALATDQAGIQFRTLNSRKGPAVRATRAQADRILYKAAIRHKLENQENLWLFQQSVEDLIVENGAARGVITQTGIRFNSKTVVLTAGTFLGGIIHIGLQNHSGGRAGDPPSIGLAQKLRALPFRVDRLKTGTPPRIDARSVDFSQMQAQPGDDIDPVMSYMGNRAMHPRQIECFITHTNERTHDIIRAGMDRSPMYTGVIEGIGPRYCPSIEDKIVRFADKNSHQIFIEPEGLTTHELYPNGISTSLPFDVQIELVRSMKGMENAHITRPGYAIEYDYFNPQDLKYSLETKHMPGLFFAGQINGTTGYEEAGAQGLLAGLNAALLAQDKDAWTPRRDEAYLGVLVDDLISMGTKEPYRMFTSRAEYRLILREDNADMRLTEKGRELGLVSDVRWAAFCKKREAIELETQRLKSSWIVPNTPEADAINPKLETPITHEYSLLDLLKRPNIVYSDVANLKNSLTEPVDEQVSEQVQIAVKYAGYITRQADDIERLRRQENTALPDDLDYLKMEGLSNEIKQKLTQLRPATLASASRIQGVTPAAVSLLLIHLKKRAIARKSA; from the coding sequence GTGGATTTCCCAAGTTGTTTTGATGTGATTGTGGTTGGTGGCGGACATGCTGGCACAGAAGCCGCTTTAGCCTCCGCTCGTATGGGTGTGAAAACACTTTTACTGTCCCATAACATTGAAACGTTAGGACAAATGTCTTGTAACCCTGCTATCGGTGGGATAGGGAAGTCACATTTGGTAAAAGAAATTGATGCTTTAGATGGCGCTATGGCATTAGCAACAGATCAAGCAGGCATTCAGTTTCGTACTTTGAACTCTCGTAAAGGGCCCGCTGTTCGAGCCACTCGTGCTCAAGCAGATCGTATCTTATACAAAGCCGCTATTCGTCATAAATTAGAAAACCAAGAAAATTTATGGCTTTTTCAACAGTCTGTAGAAGACCTAATTGTTGAAAATGGTGCTGCTCGTGGTGTCATTACCCAAACCGGTATACGGTTTAACAGTAAAACCGTGGTGCTAACGGCTGGGACTTTTCTAGGTGGCATTATCCATATTGGCTTACAAAATCATTCTGGTGGTCGAGCGGGTGATCCGCCATCCATTGGTTTAGCGCAAAAATTACGCGCCTTGCCTTTTCGTGTCGATCGTTTAAAAACCGGTACGCCACCTCGAATCGACGCTCGTTCGGTTGATTTCTCGCAAATGCAAGCGCAACCGGGCGATGATATTGATCCGGTCATGTCTTACATGGGGAATCGCGCCATGCACCCGCGTCAAATTGAGTGCTTTATTACCCATACCAACGAACGCACCCATGACATTATTCGTGCGGGAATGGACAGATCTCCTATGTACACTGGGGTTATTGAAGGAATTGGCCCACGTTATTGCCCTTCAATTGAAGATAAAATTGTCCGCTTTGCCGATAAAAACTCACACCAAATTTTTATCGAGCCTGAAGGGTTAACCACGCACGAATTGTACCCAAATGGTATTTCAACCTCGTTGCCATTTGATGTGCAAATTGAGTTGGTTCGTTCGATGAAAGGCATGGAAAACGCCCATATTACTCGCCCTGGCTACGCCATTGAGTACGATTATTTTAACCCGCAAGATCTAAAATATTCGTTAGAAACCAAACACATGCCAGGTTTGTTCTTTGCTGGACAAATCAATGGCACGACTGGCTACGAAGAAGCGGGTGCGCAAGGTTTATTGGCGGGCTTAAACGCAGCGTTATTAGCTCAAGATAAAGACGCTTGGACACCGCGCCGTGATGAAGCTTATCTTGGTGTATTGGTTGATGATTTGATTAGCATGGGAACGAAAGAACCCTACCGTATGTTCACCAGTCGTGCGGAATATCGTTTGATTTTACGTGAAGACAACGCCGACATGCGTCTCACCGAGAAAGGCCGTGAACTTGGCTTGGTCTCTGATGTGCGTTGGGCGGCGTTTTGTAAAAAGCGTGAAGCCATTGAATTGGAAACGCAACGTCTGAAATCCAGCTGGATTGTGCCTAATACACCAGAAGCCGACGCCATTAACCCCAAATTGGAAACGCCGATTACCCATGAATACAGTTTGTTAGATTTGCTTAAACGTCCGAATATTGTTTATTCCGATGTGGCGAATTTGAAAAATAGTCTTACTGAACCGGTTGATGAACAAGTTTCCGAGCAAGTGCAAATAGCGGTGAAATACGCAGGCTACATTACTCGTCAAGCTGACGATATTGAGCGTCTACGCCGCCAAGAAAATACTGCCTTGCCTGATGATTTGGATTATTTGAAGATGGAAGGTTTGTCGAATGAGATCAAACAAAAACTGACTCAGCTTCGTCCTGCGACACTTGCCTCGGCGTCTCGAATTCAAGGTGTCACGCCTGCTGCGGTGTCCTTACTGTTAATTCACTTGAAAAAACGTGCCATTGCGCGCAAAAGTGCCTAG
- a CDS encoding NAD(P)-dependent alcohol dehydrogenase, which translates to MSQAKAYAAQSATTPLAPFSFERRALREDDVKIDILYCGVCHSDIHVAESDWGPSNYPIVPGHEIVGKVTQVGNKVSKYKIGDVVGVGCMVDSCQHCSHCAADLEQYCDKGFVGTYGFNDLIDGTLTYGGYSDHIVVREKFVLAIPEALDISKAAPLLCAGITTYSPLRHHGVKAGDKVGVLGMGGLGHMGVKFAKALGAEVTIFTRSESKIAEAKKQGADHVIVSTDDAQMAAATMHFDYLLDTIPVQHDLNPYLNCLKVDGTHILVGLVEPMEPAVHSANLVLKRRVLTGSLIGGIAETQEVLDFCAQHNIECDAEMINIQDINQAYQRMKKGDVKYRFIIDMKSLKNDE; encoded by the coding sequence ATGAGTCAAGCAAAAGCCTACGCAGCACAATCTGCCACCACCCCGTTAGCCCCGTTTTCATTTGAACGCCGCGCGCTTCGTGAAGATGATGTAAAGATCGATATTCTGTATTGTGGCGTCTGCCATTCCGACATTCATGTGGCTGAAAGTGATTGGGGGCCAAGTAACTATCCTATCGTTCCAGGCCATGAAATTGTGGGTAAAGTGACACAAGTTGGCAACAAGGTTTCTAAATACAAAATAGGCGATGTGGTCGGTGTTGGCTGTATGGTCGACTCTTGCCAGCATTGCTCGCACTGCGCCGCAGATCTAGAACAATATTGTGACAAGGGGTTTGTCGGAACTTACGGTTTCAACGACTTAATAGATGGCACCTTAACCTATGGCGGTTACTCAGATCACATAGTAGTAAGGGAAAAATTCGTTTTAGCCATTCCAGAAGCCCTTGATATAAGTAAAGCCGCACCATTATTGTGTGCTGGCATTACCACTTATTCTCCGCTTCGCCATCATGGTGTAAAAGCAGGCGATAAAGTCGGTGTTTTAGGCATGGGTGGCTTAGGTCACATGGGCGTCAAGTTCGCTAAAGCGCTCGGTGCAGAAGTGACTATCTTTACTCGTTCTGAAAGTAAAATTGCAGAAGCTAAAAAACAGGGCGCCGATCATGTCATTGTGTCGACCGATGACGCGCAAATGGCCGCTGCAACCATGCACTTTGACTATCTGTTAGACACTATTCCGGTACAACACGATTTGAACCCTTACCTAAATTGCTTAAAAGTCGATGGAACGCATATTTTAGTGGGATTAGTTGAACCAATGGAACCGGCGGTTCACTCTGCAAACTTGGTGTTGAAACGTCGCGTTCTGACCGGCTCTCTCATCGGCGGTATTGCAGAAACACAAGAGGTATTAGACTTCTGTGCACAGCACAATATCGAGTGTGATGCTGAGATGATCAATATCCAAGATATCAACCAAGCGTATCAACGCATGAAAAAAGGCGATGTGAAATATCGGTTTATCATTGATATGAAAAGCCTAAAAAACGACGAGTAA
- a CDS encoding AraC family transcriptional regulator produces MSDNNLVNLIKPLVSDDGFSDTLITHVRLMKCAKSLPRMPLIYRPGLTIIVQGRKIGYLGDREIHYNSGHYLVQTLPLPFECETFASQEEPLLGVSIEIDPVLLSELVSVASEEHLKPSVSHFPMSSVPMSADMMESVARLIKALHDPYTAKIMGQSRVRDVIFEALQSPQGDALRALVTNQGRFSLIANTLKQLHLQLDQEVRVEQLAEHAHMSVSSFHHHFKSITGSSPLQYLKRLRLLKAQMLLNQGYLNVSQVSLEVGYNSIHQFSRDYKRYFGLPPTKDLLREDTLI; encoded by the coding sequence ATGAGCGATAACAATTTAGTCAATTTGATCAAACCTCTGGTGAGTGACGATGGCTTTTCAGATACCTTAATTACTCATGTTCGCCTGATGAAGTGTGCGAAGTCTCTGCCTCGCATGCCCCTTATCTATCGTCCTGGGTTGACGATTATTGTGCAAGGTCGAAAAATAGGTTACTTAGGTGACCGTGAAATTCACTATAATTCTGGTCATTATTTGGTCCAAACCCTGCCTTTGCCTTTTGAATGCGAAACCTTTGCCAGTCAAGAAGAGCCGCTACTTGGCGTGTCTATAGAGATTGACCCTGTTTTATTATCTGAGTTGGTGTCTGTTGCTTCTGAAGAGCATTTAAAGCCATCTGTATCTCATTTTCCCATGTCATCCGTGCCGATGAGCGCGGATATGATGGAGTCTGTGGCGCGTCTTATCAAAGCATTGCATGACCCTTATACGGCAAAAATCATGGGACAAAGTCGAGTACGAGACGTTATTTTTGAAGCCTTACAAAGTCCACAAGGCGATGCTTTGCGTGCCTTAGTGACGAATCAAGGCCGCTTTTCATTGATAGCAAATACGCTTAAGCAATTACATCTTCAGCTGGACCAAGAGGTTCGGGTAGAGCAGCTTGCTGAACATGCTCATATGAGTGTGTCTAGTTTCCATCATCACTTTAAAAGCATCACGGGCTCTTCCCCTTTGCAGTATTTAAAGCGACTACGTTTACTTAAAGCACAGATGCTATTGAACCAAGGCTATTTGAATGTCAGTCAGGTCTCATTAGAAGTCGGTTATAACAGTATCCATCAATTTAGCCGAGACTATAAACGCTACTTTGGATTGCCGCCAACAAAAGACCTGCTAAGAGAAGACACACTAATATGA
- the acuI gene encoding acrylyl-CoA reductase (NADPH) has protein sequence MFKAILITQEDKKSAASVATLHDYQLPEGDVLIEVHYSTLNYKDGLAITGKAPVVRSFPMVPGIDLVGKVLQSDSERFSPGNFVVLNGFGVGEVHWGGLAEKARLKSEWLIPLPKGIEPKQSMAIGTAGYTAMLSILALEKQGVTPDSGDILVTGANGGVGSFAIRLLNRLGYHVVASTGRMEESDYLKSLGARDIIDRNTLSEPGKPLQKEHWAGVIDCVGSHTLANACASTKYGGVVTACGLAQGMDFPVSVAPFILRGIKLIGIDSVMRPLADRIEAWQRLSELLQPEDYDSISEEIGLEDVVDTAHKLLDGKVRGRVIVTLKS, from the coding sequence ATGTTTAAAGCCATATTAATCACGCAAGAAGATAAAAAAAGTGCGGCATCCGTGGCGACACTACATGACTATCAATTGCCTGAAGGCGATGTCTTAATCGAGGTACATTACAGTACTTTAAATTATAAAGATGGTTTGGCCATCACCGGCAAAGCGCCTGTGGTGCGTTCTTTTCCTATGGTGCCAGGCATCGATTTAGTCGGCAAAGTGTTACAAAGCGATTCTGAACGTTTCTCACCGGGGAATTTCGTTGTGCTTAATGGTTTTGGCGTGGGGGAAGTCCATTGGGGTGGATTGGCCGAAAAAGCACGACTCAAAAGTGAGTGGCTTATTCCCCTACCAAAAGGTATAGAACCAAAGCAATCTATGGCAATAGGTACCGCGGGCTATACTGCAATGTTGTCGATTCTTGCCCTTGAAAAACAAGGTGTTACGCCGGATTCTGGCGATATTCTTGTCACCGGTGCAAACGGTGGTGTGGGCAGCTTTGCGATTCGTCTATTAAACCGCCTTGGTTATCATGTGGTTGCTTCCACAGGGCGGATGGAAGAAAGCGATTACCTAAAAAGCCTTGGAGCGCGTGACATTATCGACCGAAATACCTTGTCTGAGCCTGGTAAACCTTTGCAGAAAGAGCATTGGGCAGGGGTAATCGATTGTGTTGGTAGTCACACCTTAGCCAATGCGTGCGCCAGTACCAAATACGGCGGCGTCGTTACCGCTTGCGGCTTGGCTCAAGGCATGGACTTCCCCGTTTCCGTCGCTCCCTTCATCTTACGAGGCATCAAATTGATCGGCATCGACAGCGTTATGCGGCCCTTAGCGGACAGAATAGAAGCGTGGCAGCGCTTGAGTGAACTACTACAACCAGAAGACTATGACAGCATCAGTGAAGAAATCGGCTTGGAAGACGTAGTCGACACGGCCCATAAATTGCTCGATGGTAAAGTTCGCGGTCGAGTGATTGTGACATTAAAATCGTAA
- a CDS encoding sugar diacid recognition domain-containing protein has translation MDVLDPAIAMQIVSRTMSILGHNVNVMNSRGVILGSGDNLRIGAVHEGALLAITQNRVVEITAEVASGLIGVKPGINLPLHYQGEIIGVIGITGEFKEITPYGQLLKMTAEMIVEQANLQDNLQWENRQKEAFILQLVKGELPHKAQLTEWAAQLGVSLETPRVAAIIEVSDLNASVQHDGHGANNLKEISRLLQHPERDNLVAMTSLNQLVILKPALLDGKQWDPILESTRIDSLLKRLPAHLKDRIKIALGHYFPSIEGIAHSYQTAQETLSIGKQMNSEERKYLFEDYSLQVLLSGLKHNWRGEVLSSHYKQLQSVDKKGVLRKTLAAYTTHFGDLQHCANALHIHRNTLRYRLDKIQAITHVDIHTLDGLFSLYLGQLITDQ, from the coding sequence ATGGATGTCTTAGACCCCGCTATTGCGATGCAAATTGTTAGTCGTACCATGAGCATTTTGGGTCACAATGTGAATGTGATGAACAGCCGAGGGGTGATTCTTGGTTCGGGTGATAATCTGCGTATTGGCGCGGTTCATGAAGGGGCTTTACTGGCGATCACTCAAAATAGAGTGGTAGAAATTACCGCAGAAGTGGCTTCTGGACTTATTGGCGTTAAACCGGGGATTAATTTACCTCTGCATTATCAAGGAGAAATCATTGGTGTTATTGGGATAACCGGTGAATTTAAAGAAATAACCCCTTATGGCCAGTTGCTCAAAATGACCGCAGAGATGATCGTTGAGCAAGCTAACTTACAAGACAATCTGCAATGGGAAAACCGTCAGAAAGAAGCGTTTATATTACAGCTGGTTAAGGGAGAACTCCCACATAAAGCGCAGCTGACAGAATGGGCAGCGCAATTAGGTGTTTCTCTAGAAACCCCTAGAGTCGCGGCTATTATTGAAGTCAGTGATTTGAACGCCAGCGTGCAGCATGATGGTCATGGTGCCAACAACCTTAAAGAAATATCGCGCCTTTTACAGCATCCAGAACGCGATAATTTAGTGGCCATGACATCACTGAATCAGCTGGTTATCTTAAAACCCGCGTTGCTTGATGGAAAACAATGGGATCCTATTTTAGAAAGCACACGCATTGATTCCTTGCTAAAGCGTTTGCCTGCGCATCTAAAAGACCGTATTAAAATTGCCTTAGGGCATTATTTTCCGAGCATTGAAGGCATTGCTCACTCCTATCAAACGGCACAAGAGACTTTAAGCATTGGTAAGCAGATGAACAGCGAAGAGAGAAAATATCTTTTTGAGGATTACTCTTTGCAGGTTTTGCTGTCAGGCCTCAAGCATAACTGGCGGGGTGAGGTTCTTTCCAGTCATTATAAGCAGCTTCAATCCGTTGATAAAAAAGGTGTTTTAAGAAAAACCTTGGCAGCTTACACCACTCATTTTGGTGATTTACAACACTGTGCCAATGCGCTACACATTCACCGTAATACGCTGCGTTACCGATTAGACAAAATCCAAGCGATCACCCATGTTGATATTCATACCTTAGATGGCCTTTTCAGTCTGTATTTGGGGCAGTTGATAACAGATCAATGA
- a CDS encoding GntP family permease, producing the protein MNLVLILIGVIAFIVLATSRFKLHPFLTLILAAFIAAFAYGLPSSDIAKTITSGFGGILGYIGLVIVLGTIIGAILEKSGAAITMADCVIRLLGKRFPTLTMSLIGYLVSIPVFCDSGFVILNSLKQSMANRMKVSSVSMSVALATGLYATHTFVPPTPGPIAAAGNLGLESNLGLVILVGVFVAAVAALAGMLWANRFANVEPDGEGADELKTQNADYEALKQSYGELPSPFKAFAPIFVPILLICFGSIAGFPSAPLGKETLYDVLVFLGQPVNALLIGLFLSLLLLKSDKKIAEFSERISQGLVVAAPILLITGAGGAFGAVLKATPIGDFLGTSLSALGIGIFMPFIVSAALKSAQGSSTVALVATSALVAPMLGDIGLASEMGRVLTVMAIGAGAMTVSHANDSFFWVVAQFSRMSVSQAYKAQTMATLIQGVTAMCLVYILSLFLL; encoded by the coding sequence ATGAACTTAGTACTGATCTTGATAGGGGTTATTGCCTTTATCGTACTCGCAACCTCTAGATTTAAACTTCATCCCTTCTTAACCTTGATATTAGCGGCGTTTATCGCGGCTTTTGCTTACGGTTTACCAAGTAGTGATATCGCAAAAACCATCACATCGGGCTTTGGCGGCATTCTTGGGTACATAGGCTTAGTGATCGTTTTGGGCACGATTATTGGTGCCATTTTAGAAAAAAGTGGTGCCGCCATTACCATGGCGGATTGTGTTATTAGGCTTTTAGGTAAGCGCTTCCCTACGTTAACCATGTCTTTGATTGGTTATCTTGTCTCCATTCCTGTGTTTTGTGATTCTGGTTTTGTCATTTTGAACTCATTGAAGCAGTCGATGGCAAATCGTATGAAGGTTTCCAGTGTGTCCATGAGTGTGGCATTGGCAACAGGGCTTTATGCTACTCATACTTTTGTTCCGCCAACGCCAGGTCCTATTGCTGCTGCCGGTAACTTAGGCTTAGAGTCAAATTTAGGTTTGGTTATCTTAGTAGGGGTTTTTGTTGCTGCTGTGGCCGCTTTGGCGGGCATGTTGTGGGCAAATCGCTTTGCGAATGTCGAGCCTGATGGTGAAGGCGCGGATGAACTAAAAACGCAAAATGCAGACTACGAAGCGTTAAAGCAAAGTTACGGTGAGCTGCCAAGCCCATTCAAAGCTTTTGCGCCGATTTTTGTGCCTATTTTATTAATCTGTTTTGGTTCTATCGCCGGCTTTCCTTCTGCTCCTTTAGGGAAAGAGACGTTATATGATGTATTGGTCTTTTTAGGACAACCCGTTAATGCCTTGCTAATTGGTCTGTTTTTATCTTTGTTGTTGCTAAAAAGTGATAAAAAAATAGCAGAGTTTAGTGAGCGAATTAGCCAAGGTTTGGTGGTTGCTGCCCCTATTTTGCTAATTACGGGGGCCGGTGGTGCCTTTGGTGCGGTTCTGAAAGCCACCCCGATTGGCGATTTTCTGGGTACGTCACTGTCTGCGCTGGGGATTGGTATTTTTATGCCGTTTATTGTGTCGGCGGCATTAAAATCGGCACAAGGCTCTTCTACCGTTGCTTTGGTGGCAACATCGGCTTTGGTTGCGCCTATGTTAGGTGATATTGGCTTAGCCAGTGAGATGGGTCGAGTATTAACGGTCATGGCAATTGGTGCGGGCGCCATGACGGTATCTCATGCTAACGATAGCTTCTTCTGGGTAGTGGCTCAATTTAGCCGCATGAGCGTCTCTCAAGCTTATAAAGCGCAAACCATGGCAACCTTGATTCAAGGCGTTACCGCAATGTGCCTTGTGTATATTTTGAGCTTATTCTTACTGTAA
- a CDS encoding glycerate kinase, with protein MKIVIAPDSFKESLTAFDVANAIEAGFRQVFPAGEYVKVPMADGGEGTVQSMVEATQGYLVDLEVTGPLGNKVMAQYGILGAVEGQTSTSAVIEMASASGLHLVPRDQRDPLYTTSFGAGELIKDALDRGIKHIVLGLGGSATNDAGVGLAQALGIQFQDETNQELPFGGMALAQLSRVDLSQVHPLLAECRFDVACDVDNPLCGEHGASAIFGPQKGATPDMVALLDKTLGHFADVLVQSGFADHRLEPGVGAAGGMGLGAKVFLNATLKPGIEIVMETVGLAEKLQNADLVITGEGRIDGQTVFGKTPMGVLKQANANKVPTIGIAGSLGQDAEAILAHGMLAIFPIIPALDSLDNVLAQAEKNLITTSRNIAAAMKLGRFLGE; from the coding sequence ATGAAGATTGTGATTGCACCCGATTCCTTTAAAGAAAGCTTAACCGCTTTTGACGTCGCCAATGCGATTGAAGCGGGTTTTCGTCAGGTATTTCCGGCGGGGGAATACGTAAAAGTGCCGATGGCCGATGGCGGTGAAGGCACGGTGCAATCCATGGTTGAAGCGACGCAAGGGTATTTGGTGGATCTTGAAGTGACTGGGCCGCTGGGCAATAAAGTGATGGCGCAATACGGTATTTTAGGCGCGGTAGAGGGCCAAACATCGACCTCGGCAGTGATTGAAATGGCGTCGGCTTCAGGGTTGCATTTGGTGCCACGGGATCAGCGTGATCCGCTTTATACCACCAGCTTCGGCGCAGGCGAACTCATCAAAGATGCCTTGGATCGAGGCATTAAACACATTGTGTTAGGACTAGGTGGCAGTGCAACCAATGATGCCGGTGTCGGTTTGGCACAAGCATTGGGCATTCAATTCCAAGATGAAACCAATCAAGAACTGCCGTTTGGGGGCATGGCGCTGGCGCAATTAAGCCGTGTGGATTTGAGCCAGGTGCACCCTTTGTTAGCCGAATGCCGTTTCGATGTCGCCTGTGATGTTGATAATCCGTTATGTGGTGAACATGGCGCTTCCGCTATCTTTGGGCCACAAAAAGGTGCCACCCCAGACATGGTGGCCTTGTTAGATAAAACCCTTGGTCATTTTGCGGATGTGTTAGTGCAAAGTGGCTTTGCGGACCACAGATTAGAGCCAGGCGTTGGTGCCGCTGGCGGCATGGGATTAGGGGCGAAAGTCTTTCTTAATGCGACGCTAAAACCCGGTATCGAGATTGTGATGGAAACCGTTGGTCTGGCTGAAAAACTGCAAAATGCCGATTTGGTCATCACCGGTGAAGGCCGAATTGATGGCCAAACTGTGTTTGGCAAAACGCCCATGGGCGTGCTGAAACAAGCCAACGCAAATAAGGTTCCAACCATTGGTATTGCTGGTAGTTTGGGACAAGACGCCGAGGCTATTTTGGCGCACGGCATGTTGGCTATTTTCCCGATTATTCCCGCGCTGGATAGCTTGGATAATGTGCTGGCTCAGGCTGAAAAGAACCTCATCACCACCTCACGCAACATCGCCGCCGCGATGAAATTAGGTCGTTTTCTAGGCGAGTGA
- a CDS encoding sensor histidine kinase — MKQNWPSISSHYLAVCAVVAALLISYGLDTWLGSNIAVLLILQLAVVVVALLCRPRWVYVVALFEALCFNFFFTVPRYSFEMFNRDDMLNLLVFLLVAVITSRLAELYQHQQNQLKQEQLRSRILLSVSHDLRTPLATIIGTLSTLKEYTNKLTEKEKTELLGSATSESHRLHQYIENLLQATKLQHGVVVPKQSEQSAVAIIDLVMARFSEQKSRLTLQIDDKLPLISVSASLIQQAIFNVVDNALRYSPIDKSVIISVSTLDTDNKHPQIVIDVQDQGVGIRSDQSNSIFELFYSVDSFKRSDSGTGLGLAVSKGIIAAHQGTIQSIPVAQGCLIRICLPASIEPSRHGKGSAS; from the coding sequence ATGAAACAGAATTGGCCAAGCATCTCCTCTCACTATCTAGCCGTGTGTGCTGTTGTTGCGGCTCTGCTAATCAGTTATGGGTTGGATACTTGGCTTGGGTCAAATATTGCGGTGTTGCTGATTTTACAATTGGCGGTGGTGGTAGTGGCGCTTTTGTGTCGTCCTCGTTGGGTCTATGTTGTCGCTCTGTTTGAGGCTTTGTGTTTCAACTTTTTCTTCACCGTTCCGCGTTATTCTTTTGAAATGTTTAACCGCGATGACATGTTGAATTTGCTGGTGTTTTTGCTGGTGGCCGTGATCACCAGTAGGCTAGCTGAGCTGTATCAGCATCAACAAAATCAATTAAAACAAGAACAGTTACGCAGTCGTATTTTATTGTCCGTTTCTCATGATTTACGCACGCCTTTGGCGACGATTATTGGTACTTTGAGTACGCTTAAAGAGTACACGAATAAGCTGACTGAAAAGGAAAAAACCGAGCTATTAGGCAGTGCCACCAGCGAAAGTCACCGACTGCATCAATACATCGAAAATCTGTTGCAAGCGACCAAACTGCAGCATGGTGTGGTGGTTCCGAAACAATCTGAACAGTCTGCTGTTGCCATTATTGATCTTGTTATGGCGCGTTTTAGCGAGCAAAAATCACGTTTAACACTACAAATAGACGACAAGCTGCCGCTGATTTCGGTGAGTGCGTCGCTTATCCAACAAGCGATTTTTAACGTTGTCGACAATGCCTTGCGCTATTCGCCAATCGATAAATCTGTGATCATTTCTGTAAGTACGTTAGATACAGATAATAAGCATCCTCAGATTGTGATTGACGTGCAAGATCAAGGTGTTGGTATTCGATCGGATCAGTCAAACAGTATCTTTGAGCTGTTTTATTCGGTTGATTCTTTTAAGCGTAGCGACAGTGGTACGGGGTTAGGTTTAGCGGTATCAAAAGGCATTATTGCCGCCCATCAAGGTACGATTCAATCCATTCCCGTTGCGCAAGGTTGTCTGATTCGCATCTGTCTGCCCGCGAGCATTGAGCCATCACGGCATGGCAAAGGGAGTGCATCATGA
- a CDS encoding response regulator transcription factor: MTSYKILVIDDEPQIHTFMRISLVAEGFEYLGADSIQSAKQIMEQNPPHLLILDLGLPDGDGMDLLNFVRATSHTPILILTARDEEEEKIRLLEAGANDYLSKPFGIRELIARVKVLLRDLVNTHLPADILETRDIKLEISTNQAWFQGAPLALTKKEFAFLRMLITTPDKLVMQEVLLANIWGVTHTRDSHYLRILVSQLRKKLQDNANEQRVIKTEPGLGYRLLSDS; the protein is encoded by the coding sequence ATGACTTCTTATAAAATACTGGTGATCGACGACGAACCACAAATCCACACCTTTATGCGAATCTCATTGGTGGCGGAAGGTTTTGAATATCTTGGTGCGGACTCTATTCAGTCAGCTAAGCAAATTATGGAGCAGAACCCACCGCACTTGTTGATATTGGATCTGGGGTTGCCTGATGGCGATGGTATGGATTTGCTCAACTTCGTGCGCGCCACCAGTCATACACCAATTCTGATTTTAACCGCGCGTGATGAGGAAGAGGAAAAAATTCGTCTACTTGAGGCAGGCGCGAATGATTATCTTAGTAAGCCATTCGGCATTCGAGAGTTGATCGCCCGAGTGAAGGTTTTGCTGCGGGACTTAGTAAATACCCACTTACCTGCTGATATCCTAGAAACAAGAGATATTAAGCTGGAAATCAGCACCAATCAGGCGTGGTTTCAAGGCGCACCTTTGGCGTTAACCAAAAAAGAATTCGCCTTTCTACGCATGCTGATCACCACGCCAGATAAGCTGGTGATGCAAGAAGTGTTACTGGCCAATATTTGGGGCGTTACTCACACCCGAGATTCGCATTACTTGCGGATTTTAGTCAGTCAGCTGCGTAAAAAACTCCAAGATAATGCCAATGAGCAGCGTGTTATCAAAACAGAGCCCGGTCTAGGTTATCGCTTGTTATCAGACAGTTAA